AAGCATCTCAGGGCATCCCCGAAAGTGCTATGAAGCTCAAGCAGCTGATGATCGAACATCCCGCGTTTCTGATCGCTTCGCCGGAGTACAACAGTTCCGTGCCTCCCCTGCTGAAGAACACGATCGACTGGGTTTCGCGCCCGGTTCGAGGAGAGCCGCCGCTCGCGGCGTTCCAGGGAAAAATTATCGCCCTTCTCGGCGCCTCGCCCGGCGCTTTCGGTGCCGCCCGGAGCCTCATCCACCTGCGCGCGATCCTCGCCCATGTCGGGGCGGTCGTGCTGCCCGATCAGGCCACGATTCCGAATGCCTCGGAAGCGTTCACGCCGGACGGCGGACTGAAAGATCCGAAGCAACAGGCACGCATCGAGGCTGTCCCAAAGAAGCTCGTGGAGTTCCTGAAGAGACTTGGAATGTGATCCACGGCGCTCAAAAAAGCACCCCGCGATCGCTCGCGGGGTGCTCAAGTGACCCCAAGGGGATTCGAACCCCTGTTTTCAGGATGAGAACCTGACGTCCTGGACCAGGCTAGACGATGGGGCCAATGCGATCGGATTCGCGAATGACGCGATCCAGGACAGCGGAGACAATAGGACGCGGGCGAGTTGGGTCAACCGTTCTGTGCGTCTTTGGATTCGCTCTTCCGAACCGCCGAAATCCGGCCGGAAAGAGGCCTGCTCGCCGCGCGTTTGACGAAAAGAGGTCCGCGTCCAAAGCGGCGCCACGCCGGCTCGACTACCGCTTCGAAGCGATCACAACGAGCACGATCACGTCGTACAGAGCGTGGGTTGCGACCACGATCCCAAAGCCCCGAACAAGAAAGAGTCCGGCGAAATAGAGTCCGGCTGCCGCCAGGAAAATCGCGCTGGCGATATCGGTGCCGCTTCGCAGCCCGGCCAGCGAAACCTCGTGGTAGAGGGCAAAGGCCAGCGCCGAAACGACGCACGCGATGATCGCGGATGTATTCCGGGATATCTTGAGCACATCACACAACACAAGGTGCACACCCGTGATCATCACCAGCCGAAACACCAGTTCCTCGTAGAGCCCGGCGCCTATCGAAAGTGTCAGCCGCTCCTGCCACGAAAACGAGTGAAGATCGACCTGCGGCGGCGCCA
The DNA window shown above is from Phycisphaeraceae bacterium and carries:
- a CDS encoding NAD(P)H-dependent oxidoreductase gives rise to the protein MSTKPRILAFAGSNRKESFNRKALRVAIDAARAAGAEVTHIELSDYSLPIMDEDLEASQGIPESAMKLKQLMIEHPAFLIASPEYNSSVPPLLKNTIDWVSRPVRGEPPLAAFQGKIIALLGASPGAFGAARSLIHLRAILAHVGAVVLPDQATIPNASEAFTPDGGLKDPKQQARIEAVPKKLVEFLKRLGM
- a CDS encoding CPBP family intramembrane metalloprotease; the encoded protein is MSPLHILVFLLPLIAIYEFGSLWYLQDATGVMRTVSARNLLARFFTVFGAPSFHLPAITLVVVLLIWHVLNRDSWRIRPGVLVGMALESCVLMIPLLVLGLIMNAKTQSGSLAAMSLAPPQVDLHSFSWQERLTLSIGAGLYEELVFRLVMITGVHLVLCDVLKISRNTSAIIACVVSALAFALYHEVSLAGLRSGTDIASAIFLAAAGLYFAGLFLVRGFGIVVATHALYDVIVLVVIASKR